One part of the Salmo salar chromosome ssa10, Ssal_v3.1, whole genome shotgun sequence genome encodes these proteins:
- the fetub gene encoding fetuin B, translated as MMKQCALLLLACVYAHAVPLEAGTKPGSCQDAVALGAAGQALDKINKDRTEGYVFGLHRLSNVNQMEHGETGVVFYLTMDVLETDCHVVSKKNAKDCVVPKAENTPVYGQCKAVIYMNRVHRVVRLYNYNCVVRPAAAAKVAKQCPDCPSAMPKDHQEILKTATLSMEKFNKDSGLANHFAILNITRARTSMGMATFYFAEFTIQETTCANTTDPSAASKCPLMDCEFAHKGHCKGSHSHGMGGQEIVTVNCEVFENENSKKEKAAHLLGGETDHSHTLQSGKHGKDHTHDASGAHDHAHDHAHDHTKDHAHDHAHNHTKDHKHDGARDHKDGAHGRSHGDRAAGGHDHAHAHSHDHSHDHAHAHHAKAHNHSTDTGPHQHHNYKHDGEGHTHEHDHELALDHDHKHAHLHEHEHHHHHHEHPHGTKSHHPPQGTVTVLPALGLPMTLPSFPEQPVGEKGATLPMVQDPKIPGMSQPTILLFPTTVSAQCPAEVKDEDNFVKELFAEDPLFKAAA; from the exons ATGATGAAGCAGTGTGCCTTGTTGTTGCTGGCGTGTGTGTATGCTCATGCCGTACCCCTGGAAGCCGGCACAAAGCCCGGGTCGTGCCAGGACGCCGTGGCCCTGGGAGCAGCAGGACAGGCCCTCGACAAGATCAACAAGGACCGCACAGAGGGCTACGTGTTCGGTCTGCACCGCCTCAGCAACGTCAACCAGATGGAGCAT GGGGAAACAGGGGTTGTGTTCTACCTGACCATGGATGTGCTGGAGACTGACTGCCATGTGGTCAGCAAGAAAAACGCAAAGGACTGTGTGGTCCCCAAGGCTGAAAACACACCG GTCTACGGTCAATGCAAGGCTGTTATCTACATGAACAGAGTCCATAGAGTGGTTCGTCTGTACAACTACAACTGTGTGGTCAGACCAG CGGCTGCGGCGAAAGTGGCTAAGCAGTGCCCAGACTGTCCCTCTGCCATGCCCAAGGACCACCAGGAGATCCTGAAGACGGCCACCCTGTCCATGGAGAAGTTCAACAAGGACAGCGGCTTGGCCAATCACTtcgccatcctcaacatcacccGTGCACGGACATCG ATGGGCATGGCAACCTTCTACTTTGCAGAGTTCACCATCCAGGAGACTACCTGTGCCAACACCACCGACCCTTCCGCAGCCTCCAAGTGTCCTCTGATGGACTGCGAGTTTGCA CACAAAGGACACTGCAAGGGCTCCCACTCTCATGGCATGGGAGGCCAGGAGATTGTCACGGTCAACTGTGAGGTCTTTGAGAACGAG AACTCAAAGAAGGAGAAGGCAGCTCACCTGTTGGGAGGAGAGACCGACCACAGCCACACCCTTCAGTCTGGAAAACACGGCAAAGACCACACCCATGATGCCTCCGGCGCTCACGACCACGCTCACGACCATGCTCACGACCACACCAAAGACCACGCTCACGACCACGCTCACAACCACACCAAAGACCACAAACACGACGGCGCCCGAGATCATAAAGATGGTGCCCATGGTCGCTCTCATGGCGATAGAGCTGCTGGCGGTCACGACCACGCTCACGCCCACTCTCATGACCACAGTCACGACCACGCTCACGCCCACCACGCCAAGGCCCATAACCACAGCACTGACACCGGACCACACCAGCATCACAACTACAAGCACGACGGCGAGGGCCACACTCACGAGCATGACCATGAGCTAGCCTTGGATCACGACCACAAGCACGCTCACCTGCACGAGCACgagcaccaccaccatcaccacgaGCACCCACACGGGACCAAGTCCCACCACCCTCCCCAGGGAACCGTGACCGTCCTCCCCGCTCTGGGCCTGCCCATGACCCTGCCATCCTTCCCCGAACAGCCTGTGGGTGAGAAGGGCGCCACTCTGCCCATGGTCCAAGACCCAAAGATCCCTGGGATGAGCCAGCCCACCATCCTGCTCTTCCCCACCACTGTGTCTGCTCAATGCCCTGCTGAGGTCAAGGATGAGGACAACTTCGTGAAGGAGCTCTTTGCTGAGGACCCCCTCTTCAAAGCAGCTGCGTAA
- the si:ch211-284e20.8 gene encoding fetuin-B isoform X1 has protein sequence MWVCVWLVALCVCWHGGSPTPVTPAVGCQGPEVLRAAEEGLDQINSDLTEGFILSLNRVYDVSQQTGEGAVLFNLTIDVLETKCHVISRKPWKKCEVKDVDDVPVYGHCVAFISVGKSVELRSYKCAIQQVPATVIVDTCPDCPTVVQLDDPIIAETANLILQKYNRMNRLPNYFTLLNVTGASMQYISSSKYTASSSQWVVGPAYFVEFTIRETVCAKDTPDVDLTQCKMMDCEFAHKAFCTGSHTTLDDGTFQTKLYIEVKCEIFEPEGAKAEEEAHVRGDSGHQSEDEDHKHAHTHLHPYEHHHHPPNSNQASPRLKGSLGIVVVLPPPRVPPPPRASPAASNCPAKRKTNLGLDRFPI, from the exons atgtgggtctgtgtgtggctggtggccctgtgtgtgtgttggcatggGGGTAGCCCCACCCCGGTGACCCCTGCGGTGGGGTGCCAGGGCCCGGAGGTCCTGAGGGCGGCGGAGGAAGGCCTGGACCAGATCAATTCTGACCTCACCGAAGGATTCATCCTCAGCCTCAACAGAGTCTATGATGTCAGCCAGCAGACAGGG GAAGGAGCAGTGCTGTTCAACCTGACCATAGACGTGCTGGAGACAAAGTGTCATGTGATCAGCAGGAAGCCGTGGAAGAAATGTGAAGTAAAGGATGTAGATGACGTACCA GTGTATGGGCATTGTGTGGCGTTTATCTCTGTTGGGAAGAGTGTGGAACTGCGCAGCTATAAATGTGCCATCCAACAAG TGCCTGCCACGGTCATCGTCGACACGTGTCCAGACTGTCCAACAGTAGTGCAGCTGGATGACCCCATCATAGCGGAGACGGCCAATCTGATCCTCCAGAAATACAACAGAATGAATCGCCTGCCAAACTACTTCACCCTCCTCAACGTAACAGGAGCTAGCATGCAG tatattTCAAGTTCAAAGTATACTGCTTCGTCTTCACAGTGGGTGGTGGGTCCGGCCTACTTTGTAGAGTTCACCATCAGAGAAACAGTCTGTGCTAAGGACACTCCTGACGTCGATCTGACCCAGTGTAAAATGATGGACTGTGAATTTGCA CACAAAGCCTTTTGCACAGGCTCTCACACCACTCTGGATGATGGCACGTTTCAGACCAAACTCTACATCGAGGTCAAGTGTGAAATCTTTGAACCAGAG GGTGCCAAGGCAGAGGAGGAGGCCCATGTCAGAGGAGACAGTGGGCATCAGAGTGAAGATGAGGACCataaacacgcgcacacacacctgcacccctatgagcaccaccaccacccccccaacTCCAATCAGGCTTCCCCCAGACTGAAGGGCTCGTTGGGTATAGTGGTGGTTCTACCTCCCCCTCGTGTGCCACCACCTCCAAGAGCCTCACCAGCAGCAAGCAACTGTCCAGCCAAGAGGAAAACTAACCTGGGACTGGATAGGTTTCCAATTTGA
- the si:ch211-284e20.8 gene encoding fetuin-B isoform X2 yields MWVCVWLVALCVCWHGGSPTPVTPAVGCQGPEVLRAAEEGLDQINSDLTEGFILSLNRVYDVSQQTGEGAVLFNLTIDVLETKCHVISRKPWKKCEVKDVDDVPVYGHCVAFISVGKSVELRSYKCAIQQVPATVIVDTCPDCPTVVQLDDPIIAETANLILQKYNRMNRLPNYFTLLNVTGASMQWVVGPAYFVEFTIRETVCAKDTPDVDLTQCKMMDCEFAHKAFCTGSHTTLDDGTFQTKLYIEVKCEIFEPEGAKAEEEAHVRGDSGHQSEDEDHKHAHTHLHPYEHHHHPPNSNQASPRLKGSLGIVVVLPPPRVPPPPRASPAASNCPAKRKTNLGLDRFPI; encoded by the exons atgtgggtctgtgtgtggctggtggccctgtgtgtgtgttggcatggGGGTAGCCCCACCCCGGTGACCCCTGCGGTGGGGTGCCAGGGCCCGGAGGTCCTGAGGGCGGCGGAGGAAGGCCTGGACCAGATCAATTCTGACCTCACCGAAGGATTCATCCTCAGCCTCAACAGAGTCTATGATGTCAGCCAGCAGACAGGG GAAGGAGCAGTGCTGTTCAACCTGACCATAGACGTGCTGGAGACAAAGTGTCATGTGATCAGCAGGAAGCCGTGGAAGAAATGTGAAGTAAAGGATGTAGATGACGTACCA GTGTATGGGCATTGTGTGGCGTTTATCTCTGTTGGGAAGAGTGTGGAACTGCGCAGCTATAAATGTGCCATCCAACAAG TGCCTGCCACGGTCATCGTCGACACGTGTCCAGACTGTCCAACAGTAGTGCAGCTGGATGACCCCATCATAGCGGAGACGGCCAATCTGATCCTCCAGAAATACAACAGAATGAATCGCCTGCCAAACTACTTCACCCTCCTCAACGTAACAGGAGCTAGCATGCAG TGGGTGGTGGGTCCGGCCTACTTTGTAGAGTTCACCATCAGAGAAACAGTCTGTGCTAAGGACACTCCTGACGTCGATCTGACCCAGTGTAAAATGATGGACTGTGAATTTGCA CACAAAGCCTTTTGCACAGGCTCTCACACCACTCTGGATGATGGCACGTTTCAGACCAAACTCTACATCGAGGTCAAGTGTGAAATCTTTGAACCAGAG GGTGCCAAGGCAGAGGAGGAGGCCCATGTCAGAGGAGACAGTGGGCATCAGAGTGAAGATGAGGACCataaacacgcgcacacacacctgcacccctatgagcaccaccaccacccccccaacTCCAATCAGGCTTCCCCCAGACTGAAGGGCTCGTTGGGTATAGTGGTGGTTCTACCTCCCCCTCGTGTGCCACCACCTCCAAGAGCCTCACCAGCAGCAAGCAACTGTCCAGCCAAGAGGAAAACTAACCTGGGACTGGATAGGTTTCCAATTTGA